The DNA window CTCCGGGCTCCGGGCTCGGGCTCCGGGCGGGGGCTGCACTCAGGCAAGGCGGCCGCCGGGGCTGCTGGCGGGCGCtgcggggccggggccggggctgGAGCTGCAGCTGGGTCCGCGGCGGCGgggacggcggcggcggcggcgcgggggcTGGCGCGGCCGCGGCGCGGGGACCATGCTCCCTTCTGGCTCGCTCCGCTCCGGGTACCGTCTGCTTTAGCTGTGAGGGAGGCGGGCTTCGGCGCGCAGCCAGGGGCGGGCGGAGCCAATCACCGGCGCCCGAGTGGGcgggggtggcgggtgggggaGGCGGGGCGCCCCCGGCCGGGCACCCGGCGCTGCTCCCGGGGGCCTCAGGGATACCCCGCAGCCGCGCGCGCGGCCCGGGCGGAGCGCTGGCGGGTGTGTCCATCCATCGgcccgccgcccccgccccccctgCGGTGCTTTCCCGCTCACCCGGCTCCGCGGCAGCGCCCGGCGGCTGCACGGCGCGTGGGTCGGCTGCTGGCCCTGCCTCCCGCCTCGCGGGCCCCGGGTTGAGGGACTGCGTGGAGGCGATCTCCCTGTCTGCTC is part of the Rhinolophus ferrumequinum isolate MPI-CBG mRhiFer1 chromosome 13, mRhiFer1_v1.p, whole genome shotgun sequence genome and encodes:
- the LOC117032817 gene encoding basic proline-rich protein-like, producing MQGWCGLSRRHLNRQRSCAFKRLRVNRKVRVHCREESPDGLKRVLGADREIASTQSLNPGPARREAGPAADPRAVQPPGAAAEPGERESTAGGAGAAGRWMDTPASAPPGPRARLRGIPEAPGSSAGCPAGGAPPPPPATPAHSGAGDWLRPPLAARRSPPPSQLKQTVPGAERARREHGPRAAAAPAPAPPPPPSPPPRTQLQLQPRPRPRSARQQPRRPPCLSAAPARSPSPEPGASPAPRPPRLRGEGGGDAAGAAAAAAASDPSGPSYRYPPAPSAIHQPSCAHQRPPALCALGRGRSPAAGGKSQSRAPRMRLRRPSVLAAARGRAGLGSGAREPGTLGSAPAVAAAQEPPASGLARLQEPLRLRCSRGETG